A single genomic interval of Tursiops truncatus isolate mTurTru1 chromosome 16, mTurTru1.mat.Y, whole genome shotgun sequence harbors:
- the BTRC gene encoding F-box/WD repeat-containing protein 1A isoform X11, producing the protein MDPAEAVLQEKALKFMTYNSCARLCLNQETVCLASTAMKTENCVAKTKLANGTSSMIVPKQRKLSASYEKEKELCVKYFEQWSESDQVEFVEHLISQMCHYQHGHINSYLKPMLQRDFITALPARGLDHIAENILSYLDAKSLCAAELVCKEWYRVTSDGMLWKKLIERMVRTDSLWRGLAERRGWGQYLFKNKPPDGNAPPNSFYRALYPKIIQDIETIESNWRCGRHSLQRIHCRSETSKGVYCLQYDDQKIVSGLRDNTIKIWDKSTLECKRILTGHTGSVLCLQYDERVIITGSSDSTVRVWDVNTGEMLNTLIHHCEAVLHLRFNNGMMVTCSKDRSIAVWDMASPTDITLRRVLVGHRAAVNVVDFDDKYIVSASGDRTIKVWNTSTCEFVRTLNGHKRGIACLQYRDRLVVSGSSDNTIRLWDIECGACLRVLEGHEELVRCIRFDNKRIVSGAYDGKIKVWDLVAALDPRAPAGTLCLRTLVEHSGRVFRLQFDEFQIVSSSHDDTILIWDFLNDPAAQAEPPRSPSRTYTYISR; encoded by the exons ACAAAACTTGCCAATGGCACTTCCAGTATGATTGTGCCCAAGCAACGGAAGCTCTCGGCAAGCtatgagaaggaaaaggaactgtGTGTCAAATATTTTGAGCAGTGGTCAGAGTCCGATCAAGTGGAATTTGTGGAACATCTTATATCCCAAATGTGTCATTACCAACATGGGCACATAAACTCGTATCTTAAACCTATGTTGCAGAGGGATTTCATAACTGCTCTGCCAG CTCGGGGTTTAGATCACATCGCTGAGAACATTCTGTCATACCTGGATGCCAAATCACTATGTGCTGCTGAACTTGTGTGCAAGGAATGGTACCGAGTGACATCTGATGGCATGTTATGGAAGAAGCTCATCGAGAGAATGGTCAGGACAGATTCTCTGTGGAGAGGCCTGGCAGAACGAAGAGGGTG ggGACAGTATTTATTCAAAAACAAACCTCCTGATGGGAATGCTCCTCCCAACTCTTTTTATAGAGCACTTTATCCTAAAATCATACAAGATATTGAG ACAATAGAATCTAATTGGAGATGTGGAAGACATAGCTTACAGAGAATCCACTGCCGAAGTGAAACAAGCAAAGGAGTTTATTGTTTACAGTATGATGATCAGAAGATAGTAAGCGGCCTTCGAGATAACACAATCAAG ATCTGGGATAAAAGCACATTGGAATGCAAGCGAATTCTCACAGGCCACACAGGTTCTGTCCTGTGTCTCCAGTATGACGAGAGGGTGATCATAACTGGATCATCGGATTCCACAGTCAG GGTGTGGGATGTAAATACAGGTGAAATGCTAAACACATTGATTCACCATTGTGAAGCAGTTCTGCACTTGCGTTTCAATAATGGCATGATGGTGACCTGTTCCAAAGACCGTTCCATTGCGGTGTGGGATATGGCCTCCCCAACTGACATCACCCTCAGGAGGGTGCTTGTTGGACACCGAGCTGCAGTCAATGTCGTGGACTTTGATGACAAGTACATCGTTTCTGCATCTGGGGATAGGACTATAAAG GTATGGAACACAAGTACTTGTGAATTTGTAAGGACCTTAAATGGACACAAACGCGGAATTGCCTGTTTGCAGTACAGAGACAGGCTGGTCGTGAGTGGCTCATCTGACAACACTATCAG attatGGGACATAGAATGTGGTGCATGCTTACGAGTGTTAGAAGGCCATGAGGAATTGGTGCGCTGTATTCGATTCGATAACAAGAGGATAGTCAGTGGAGCCTATGATGG AAAAATTAAGGTGTGGGATCTTGTAGCTGCTTTGGACCCCCGTGCTCCTGCAGGAACTCTCTGTCTACGGACCCTTGTG GAGCATTCTGGAAGAGTTTTCCGACTCCAGTTTGATGAATTCCAGATTGTCAGTAGTTCACATGATGACACAATCCTCATCTGGGACTTCCTAAATGATCCAGCTGCCCAAGCTGAACCCCCCCGCTCCCCTTCTCGAACATACACTTATATCTCCAGATAA
- the BTRC gene encoding F-box/WD repeat-containing protein 1A isoform X12, whose translation MKTENCVAKTKLANGTSSMIVPKQRKLSASYEKEKELCVKYFEQWSESDQVEFVEHLISQMCHYQHGHINSYLKPMLQRDFITALPARGLDHIAENILSYLDAKSLCAAELVCKEWYRVTSDGMLWKKLIERMVRTDSLWRGLAERRGWGQYLFKNKPPDGNAPPNSFYRALYPKIIQDIETIESNWRCGRHSLQRIHCRSETSKGVYCLQYDDQKIVSGLRDNTIKIWDKSTLECKRILTGHTGSVLCLQYDERVIITGSSDSTVRVWDVNTGEMLNTLIHHCEAVLHLRFNNGMMVTCSKDRSIAVWDMASPTDITLRRVLVGHRAAVNVVDFDDKYIVSASGDRTIKVWNTSTCEFVRTLNGHKRGIACLQYRDRLVVSGSSDNTIRLWDIECGACLRVLEGHEELVRCIRFDNKRIVSGAYDGKIKVWDLVAALDPRAPAGTLCLRTLVEHSGRVFRLQFDEFQIVSSSHDDTILIWDFLNDPAAQAEPPRSPSRTYTYISR comes from the exons ACAAAACTTGCCAATGGCACTTCCAGTATGATTGTGCCCAAGCAACGGAAGCTCTCGGCAAGCtatgagaaggaaaaggaactgtGTGTCAAATATTTTGAGCAGTGGTCAGAGTCCGATCAAGTGGAATTTGTGGAACATCTTATATCCCAAATGTGTCATTACCAACATGGGCACATAAACTCGTATCTTAAACCTATGTTGCAGAGGGATTTCATAACTGCTCTGCCAG CTCGGGGTTTAGATCACATCGCTGAGAACATTCTGTCATACCTGGATGCCAAATCACTATGTGCTGCTGAACTTGTGTGCAAGGAATGGTACCGAGTGACATCTGATGGCATGTTATGGAAGAAGCTCATCGAGAGAATGGTCAGGACAGATTCTCTGTGGAGAGGCCTGGCAGAACGAAGAGGGTG ggGACAGTATTTATTCAAAAACAAACCTCCTGATGGGAATGCTCCTCCCAACTCTTTTTATAGAGCACTTTATCCTAAAATCATACAAGATATTGAG ACAATAGAATCTAATTGGAGATGTGGAAGACATAGCTTACAGAGAATCCACTGCCGAAGTGAAACAAGCAAAGGAGTTTATTGTTTACAGTATGATGATCAGAAGATAGTAAGCGGCCTTCGAGATAACACAATCAAG ATCTGGGATAAAAGCACATTGGAATGCAAGCGAATTCTCACAGGCCACACAGGTTCTGTCCTGTGTCTCCAGTATGACGAGAGGGTGATCATAACTGGATCATCGGATTCCACAGTCAG GGTGTGGGATGTAAATACAGGTGAAATGCTAAACACATTGATTCACCATTGTGAAGCAGTTCTGCACTTGCGTTTCAATAATGGCATGATGGTGACCTGTTCCAAAGACCGTTCCATTGCGGTGTGGGATATGGCCTCCCCAACTGACATCACCCTCAGGAGGGTGCTTGTTGGACACCGAGCTGCAGTCAATGTCGTGGACTTTGATGACAAGTACATCGTTTCTGCATCTGGGGATAGGACTATAAAG GTATGGAACACAAGTACTTGTGAATTTGTAAGGACCTTAAATGGACACAAACGCGGAATTGCCTGTTTGCAGTACAGAGACAGGCTGGTCGTGAGTGGCTCATCTGACAACACTATCAG attatGGGACATAGAATGTGGTGCATGCTTACGAGTGTTAGAAGGCCATGAGGAATTGGTGCGCTGTATTCGATTCGATAACAAGAGGATAGTCAGTGGAGCCTATGATGG AAAAATTAAGGTGTGGGATCTTGTAGCTGCTTTGGACCCCCGTGCTCCTGCAGGAACTCTCTGTCTACGGACCCTTGTG GAGCATTCTGGAAGAGTTTTCCGACTCCAGTTTGATGAATTCCAGATTGTCAGTAGTTCACATGATGACACAATCCTCATCTGGGACTTCCTAAATGATCCAGCTGCCCAAGCTGAACCCCCCCGCTCCCCTTCTCGAACATACACTTATATCTCCAGATAA